In Dama dama isolate Ldn47 chromosome 10, ASM3311817v1, whole genome shotgun sequence, the sequence GCTGCAAGGCCAGACTGGGAGCAGCCGGGCCACAGCTGAGAGTTCAAGGCAGGTGGAGGCCAGAGAGGTGCCGAACACCTCTTGGTGCCCTGGAGGCCCCTACAGCTGGGGACGAGCCAGCCCCAGGTGCCCCTGGTGGAGAACCCTAAGCTGGCAATGTGAAGCAGCAGAGGCCAGGGGCCCTCCACGAGTGGGCACAGACCCCACGGGCTACAGACCGGGGCCCCGGCCCTGCAGGAAGGATCCTGCTGGTGACAGCTGAAGATGCCAGCCCTGACCCGTGTGATCACCAACGCTGAGTGGGGATTTACTGCCCGCGGGCAGCACCCCACTCGTGGGTGTGCCAGGCGGCCTGATCTGCAGGCAGGCCATCTCCTGGGCGGTTCCTTTCTTCAAAGGTGGGGTGTGTGGGGGTATGAGGGACTGAGGGCTAAGCAGGACCCCAAGGGAGAGGTGGAGAGTGATGGGGGCGGGCAGGCGTGGTGCTTATCCTCACCTGGGCTCTCTGGGGGCCACACCTGCTGGTTGCCTAGACCCAGGGGCTCTTGTGCTCCCTGGAGACGGTGAGCGAAGTTCGGAGGTGGGTCCCGGGGCTCAGACGGAGCTCTGGACGCCTGCCTGCCCCCCTGCAGCTGCGGGGCGCTCCAGTTCGACGGCCTAGATGGGGCCAGGGTTACCTTTGGAGCAGCAGGGCTGGGGCCGGCCACATGCAGCTGGCCCTCGAGAGCGGCCAGCCTGGCGCCCTGGCTCTGGACGAGGGGCGTCAGGTGGAGCAGCGTGTCCTGCAGGGCCCGCACGTCCCGGGCCAGGCGGGAGATAGCGgccctctgtgtctcctgctcccGGACGCACTGTGCGCTGCCCTCGCTCACGGCGGCACTCAAGGCCAGCAGCCTGCGGTCTGCCTTCTGGCCTCGGCGCTGCATCCTCCGCACCCAGGTCTGGAGGTGGCCCAGCTCGCCCTGCATGGCCGCCTGCGACTGGTTGAGCGCCAGGGCCATGGCCCGGCTCTCACGGGCCAGGCTCTGGAACCGGACCTCGACGTCGAAGGACAGGTTGTAGTGGCTGACAATGCCCTGCAGGTGCGTCAGGGTCACCTCTTGGAACCTCTGAAACTGCGGAGAGGACACAGGTGGCCCCGGGGGCTTGGTCTTCAGGGCAGCTCGGTGAGGTGACTGACCTTCGCCACCAGCTCCCCCGCGCCGAGCTCGCAGCTGCAGGATGACCCCAGACCTGCGCTGCAGGGGGCGAGGGCCCCCGGGCGGCTCCCACCCCTTCCTGCAGCCACACTCTTCACTCCCCTGGTGAGGGCGGGCTGCTTGTGTGGGGATCAAAGTGGGGAGGGCTTGGGCTCCTAAGAGCCAGCCGTGGCCCCACACAGGAGTCTCTGCTCCATGGGGGACCTGAGACCCGGTGCCCCGAGGCCCAGCAGGCCCCAGCACACCTGTGGGTACCCTCCTTGGGGTTACCCCAAGCCCGCCCACCCTCACATGCAGCTGGCTTATCTTCAGAAGGAGCCCACCAAACCTGTTTTGCTATTTCAACCATAGGTGAAAAGTCAGCCCGTAAAAACTGCAAACTCCACTTTGAGCTCACAGAGCACAGAAACTTAGCATTGTTTCTGCATCATCTCTGCTTCGCCTGCTGTCAATTAAAAACCTCTACCGCCCCAGACAGTAGGTACACTTACCTGCTCTTCTAGTCTACGGAGCCTCTCAAAAAATGGTTTTCGTTGCCCCACAGGGCTGGTTGCTTGCGGCAAAGCTCCATGTAGATATATGTGCAGAAGGATGAGCAAGAAAGGCAGGGTTCTTCCCGTCGGGCTGCCCATGCTGAGAAGGGGCAAGAGGCGCCCTGAATGCAGGAGGACTGTCTGCTTGGAGCTGGGCCTTCACTAGGCTCGCTTGCCTTTCCTGGGGGTGGCTTCCCTTCTTCCCCTCTGGCGGGTAGTCAGGTGCCTCCCACCACCTTGATGAGAGGCATTCGCTCTGGAGACTTGAGGTTCCCAAGGACACAGGCTGAAAACAGATGCAGTGTCTTTGGAAAATAGGTCTACTGGGTACAAGGCCTGGTCCAACTGGCTCGGATTCGGGCAGGGTGATTGCTTTAGCAGGAGCACACGGACTCATGTTCCCACCAGAGAAGTGGAGGTAGCCCAGGGACcctggcaggggcaggggctccttAGAGCCGTCTGCCGTGCACAGCAGATCCAGATCCATGAGGCCCCTCCCTTGCCCTTGGAGGAGGCAATAGAAACAGAATTGGGAGCTGCGTTAATTCATCTTGGGCCTTGGGCTGTAAAGTGGGCTTAGTGGTAGGTCCCAGCCTAACCCTGGTGCCTGCAAATGAGAGCTTATTTGGGAAAAGAGTCTTTGCAAATacgattaaggatcttgagatgaggtcATCTTGGATCATCCGCATGAGTCCCAAGTCCAAGGATAAGTGTCCTGAGACAGAGAGGAGACACGCAGGGGAGAGGGCCGTGTGAGGCGAAGGCCAAGGTTGGGGTGGAGCTGCCCCAGGAACAcaaggagctgggggtggggtgggggggtaagGACCCTCCCAGGAGCCTCGGGGGCAACATGGTCCTGCCAACACCCTGATCTCCAACTTCCGGGCTCCAGGGCTGCCAGGGAAAGCGTGGCTATTGTTTTAAGCTCCCCTATTTGTGGTCATTGgttacagcagccccaggagACAACACAGGCCACCTGCCTAAGTGAACGGGGGGCAGAGACCTCATTCCAGGGCCAGGTCCATGGCCAGTGTTGACCCAGTGAAGGGAGCAGGAGAAAACCACGGTCAAGGCGGAGACTTCCGGGTGAACAAGGCGCCAGGCACAGAAACTgatctcctctctctccccagggTCACTCTGATGGCAGCCAAAGGACACAGCCTGGAGGAGCCACAGGGCAAGAGAAGAGATGCAGCAGCTGCCCTGGGGAGCAGAGGAAGGGGCAGAGGGGACCCGGGCGGGCAGGGAGCAGGTCTGTGTCCTGGAGCTGCTGCACCCCGTGACTACCCTGGGGGGCGGGCACAGGAGTTCATTCTCCCCCGGCTCTGGCAGCCAGAAGCCTGCGGTGGAGGGGTCAGCAGGCCCACCCTGGATCCAAAGGCTCTCGGGGAGGATCCCCCTGCCGCTCCTGGGGCAGCCTCGCCCCAGTCCCAGCTCCGTCTTCACAAGGCCTTCTCCCTCATGTGTCTCTCCTCTTCTGTCCAACAAGGACAGCAGTCATGGGATCtagggcccacccagataatccagggtgATCTTATCTTGAGATCCGAAACTTGGTTACATCCACAAAGACCCTTTTCCCAAATAAGTTCACATTTATAAACACGGGGCTTAGGACTTGGATGTGTTTCTTGGCGGCTACCATTCAGTCCATTACAGGGAGGTTTGAGGGGTTGGGGGCTGTCCAGGGATGGTAGGGGGCTGGGGCTGTGTGCAGACTGGAGAGAAGAGACTCTTGTCAGTCTGAATACAGAATTGCCggccccctgcctcctccctcacctcctgcccACCAGCCCAACCCCAGGACGTGGTCAGCTGGTTCTCTGAAGCCGTGATGTCCAATCCCCCGTCCCATGAGGCTAGCCTGGGTGGAGATCCACTGCAGGTATAAAATGCACCCTGGATCCCAGGATTTAGtataaaaaaggaatgagaaaTGCTTCCTCAATCATCAGATTTTATGTATGATTATATGTTGAAATGGTAATAATATTTTAGATGgactgggttaaataaaataatgttttaaaaattaatttcaactgtttctactttttattaagactactaaaatattcaaaattaaatatgGAGCTCATGTCATTGTTTGACTGGACAGTGTCACCTTGGAGAAAGACTCTGGGTTTGCAGGCCCCCAGGCAGAAACAGGGGTTTTCCTTTGACTCTCTTTCATcatccattctttaaaaaaaaatggtggaaaaaatatatatcataaaatgcACTCATTTTAAGGGTGAAACTAACAACATGGTATTGAAGTAAGTATCTACCTATTGGACTGTGGGAGTCTGAGGGTTCTGCCAGCTTCTGGAGAGCAGCAGACAGGGACCTTCCCCAGGCACTTGCCCCCaggcaggaggaaggagggagcttCTTCAGTCCAGGCAGAAAACCTGATCTTACTAACATCATGGGCAAGAGCTTCCTGCACTCCACCAAATGAACTTCCAACCACAGGGGAGACAGAAATCTGCCCAAACAGAAAAGGAACCAGGAGACAATGCAGAGGGCCAAGGAAAGGCTCAAAAGTAATCTAAAGAACACCttcagaaagacaagaaaagcTTTGTGTCCACAAGGCAAGAAATGGATGCTGTGGGAAAAGGaataatcagaaaggaagaagctgCTCCTGGAAATGAAAAGCACAATTTTCCAAGATACAGAGAAGTAATaaagtaaaatgcaaataaataaataagtagaatagaaaaattaaaaggcaaagttAAAGCAGTTGGTCAGAAAATAGgcaaaaaggcaaagagatggAAAAGAAGAGCCAAAACACTAGATTGATCTCAGTCCAGTGAAAAGACACTACAGAGCGTGAGACTACAGGGAAGGGGGGAAGGAATCACTAGGAGGATAATCTGTGAAGCTGCTGCAGACAAGGGCATCCATCATTTGAAGACCTCATGGCAGAGAGCCCCAGGCCAAGGGACAACTACAAGGCTTATCTTTAAGTGTCAGACACCACAGATGAGAAGATTCTAAAAGTGTCAGAGGAAAAAACCTGGTCACCTGTGGATTGAGGCTCCCCCAGAGGGCTGTTGGCCACCTCAGCAGCAAGGCTGGCTGCCAAAGACAGGGGGCAAAACTTGATGACTCTGAATGaaatgattttcatttaaaactgagcagggcttccctggtggtccactggttaagaatccatcttgcaactCAAGGGACaccattcgatccctggtccgggaagatctcacatgaccTGAGCAACTATTGAGCCAggactctagagcccaagaggtGCAACCACTGAAATTAGCCCACCCAGAGCCCGTGCcccacaatgagagaagccaccgcagtgagaagcctgcacaatgcaacaaagagtagcccctgttcgaGGCAACCAGAAAAAGTCTGAGTGCAGCATCGCAGAATGTAAATAAATCTTGAACAAAACAGAGCAGTTGGAATGGCCAGTTAGCTCAGATGGTTAGAGAATAATACCGATAAATTGTGTAtctatggggagggaggtgggaggggggttcaggatggggaacacatgtaaatccatggctgattcatgtcaatgtatggcaaaaaccactacaatattgtaaagtaattagcctacaactaataaaaataaatggaaaaaaattgtgTATCTATGAATAGCTCAAATGTGAATCTACCTGGAGCAAAGGATAAAATCATTTTTCAGATATGCAAAGGGTTAAGAAATTTATCCTCTGTGCCGTCTCTTGAGACGTTACTGAGTGACAGGATTCAGAAAAATGT encodes:
- the PTX4 gene encoding pentraxin-4, which gives rise to MPPAPAGTLVEQRLKQSLCPHVKETVKYSMGSPTGRTLPFLLILLHIYLHGALPQATSPVGQRKPFFERLRRLEEQFQRFQEVTLTHLQGIVSHYNLSFDVEVRFQSLARESRAMALALNQSQAAMQGELGHLQTWVRRMQRRGQKADRRLLALSAAVSEGSAQCVREQETQRAAISRLARDVRALQDTLLHLTPLVQSQGARLAALEGQLHVAGPSPAAPKVTLAPSRPSNWSAPQLQGGRQASRAPSEPRDPPPNFAHRLQGAQEPLGLGNQQVWPPESPVCNVGPALIFPNASTANVGFLRPGFLTGLRALSICSWVRTAADHLGTLLSYATEENDNKLVLHGRDSLAPGCVHFVIGDPAFRELPLQPLLDGQWHHVCVIWTSILGRYWLHVDRRLVATGSRFREGYEIPPGGSLVLGQEQDHVGGGFDSSEAFVGSMAGLAIWDRVLVPGEVSNLAMGKALPTGAILTLANATSVGGFVQRVNCTCLQLCP